The following DNA comes from Solanum stenotomum isolate F172 chromosome 11, ASM1918654v1, whole genome shotgun sequence.
TCCTAGCAGCCTCctcttcctcatcttcatccCCATGGTCTGATGCATTGCCTTCGTCCTCATCACCAGAAGTTTTCTTACGCCCCCTTGTCCCACCAGATCCACCTTCTTTGTCATCAAATCTTTCTACTTCACCGAAGGCAGCAGGCCCATTATTTGCTGCTTTCATCATCCATCTCTGGTACCCATCAGCagtttttcttctatttttcattttctcttctgCTTCCTCCAGAGTAAGTTGCTTATATTGGGCTACTTTGTTGAAGTTATACCTAatggaaaaaaagaaggaataaaTGCAAATCCAAGATCTAAAAGAATATTTTGGAAGTCAAAGCTACAGAAACAACAAAATCTAAGGTGCATACCAAGAACCAGCAGGAATAGCAAATAACTCTTCACCCTGCATCATCAGTAGATAATATTGTGCTGACTGTGCTCCTTCGAGATGACCATGGAACTGAAATTGACCAGTTTCATCCTCTAATAGCCATGGTTTATTCTTGTACTTCTCCTGCAATTTCATAGAAAATAAAAGTCATAAATGAACATATAAGACCTGCCACTAAAGATCACAATCTGACAAGAACAGGACAACAGCCATCCATAGTAGCATAACTATGATCCAAGATGTTGAGCATGTGGTCTCTTAATTAGTTATTACATTTTCACAGTAAAGACGCTCCTCTAATAACTAGATGTTGAATCCTCCTATCTAATCTAATTATATTTCTCAGGCTTCTGCATAAGAGGCTTCATGGAATAGGTTGTACGATATCCCTTCAGCATCAAGCAGATTCTCACACATGCatatataacaaaattaaaataagcatAAGGAGACATTGCAATTTTCCCTTTAAACTAGTGGAAATACATACAGAGACACACACACACGTGCGCAATTGATGCAAATGGAGAtgatattactatatatttcaTACCCGCAAAGTATCTGTAACTTGACGTCCTTGCAAACCTTCTTTTTGTAAAGTCCATTTActgtcattctttttttttgaaaatttaggTAAGCCTGAAGCAAATCTAGCAATGAAATGATTCTTGTCATTGCTGGAGCAAGCCCGAACATTATACTCCTGCACATAAACATAATTTCGATAGCCAGAGTCTTATACCAAATTTTGCACAATggataaagaaaagaatgtatcAAAGACAATATCTTTCATGAATTGACACACATTGAATGCTTTCGACAAGAAAACTACAGTCAGCACTAGCTACCAAAAGTGTGGTCTCACCAAATTGATATCATTAACACAATTAAGATGCTCacttaaatattttggaaacAAAATAGAGCAAATCAAATCAATTCAGGAGCAAAAAGATAAGAACTTCAATTCAGAAGGCAGCGGCGAGCACATCCTAAGTTGGTCTAACACACTTTACCTCTTTCATCTGCTAAATGCATCAGCCTTTACAAAGTTGATATCAGTCATGCTCATGAAATAACTGCATCCATCAATAAATCCACCGATTACTCAACATTCTACAGGGGTAAAAGTTGAATATTTTGGAGAAGTAGAAAGGGGTTATATTTGCTTCTCAAACATCTGTGACAGATCAACAAATGTAACCTTAATTCAGCAAGCCTTAGTCTCTCTAGGCAATACCATACTGCCTATATTCCTCATCCTTCTATTATTCTATCGTTGTTCAGGTCTCAGATAATCTTAACAAAGGTCAGAAGGAACTAGTTCACGCATAAAACCAATATAAATCAAGACAGATTTGTTATACCGGTGTGGCAAATAGTTGTGTTTAGCAAATGAGAACATAATCAGGAAACAAGGATAACAAGATAGCCAAAAGGTTAGAGAAGCAAGGGATGAATATAAGAAAAGTAGTGAAGGAAGTATAGGGAGGCAAAAACTCTTGATCTTGAATGAGGAACAGAGGAAAGGATAATGTGCTTGGGTTAAAATAAGGTAACGGGAGGATAGTATACTGATGTAACCTACCTATATGTGTCAAACATCTTCTACCAAGCATAGCTTACTTTAAAGTCCATAGGAAAACAAAATGTGAATCTATTTTTATCAAAGGATTCCTACAGAATAAAAAGGTGAATCAACCTAGTTGGATCAAAACATCAACTTTAATAATCATTTCTCCAAATATTTACACACACGCAACTCTACATTGTTGAGTGACAAAGTAATCCCCTGTTCTGGAAGATGGCCTAAAAGTTAGTCGTTTTTGccatacaattttatttatcacttaATAGTTAGCACGAGTAAAAGGCATACGTGACTGGCTTCCTATATTCACAATGTTTTGAATTTCTCAACTGCAGTAAGAAACCACTAGCATCCCCTTACGGTCGCTGCACTCTCGAATAAACACCATCAAACTCAACCACACAGATATCTCTGCATAAGCAAAACCTAGATTATGTCCACCTAGCCAATTGCCTTAAACAGAACGAAGAACATAATGCTTCAATTACGAAGAACCCAAAGGTACCTACAAACTCTGGCAAATACTTAGAGAAACTACTAGCATCTATCAACTATGCAGTACGCTCCAATCCCAAACTTGTTGGGATAGACAATATGAAGACTCTGCAGAAACCCATGTGCACCATGTCTTTGCTCCAAAGAGAAAGAATATAACTCTAAGAGGAAGCCTAGTCACAATTGAGACATTAACTAACCATGGTTGATTGACAAAATTTTATGTAATGTACATATGTTATGCTGCAGCCAGCAAAAGCAGAATTTTGCGAAGGAAATTcaaatacatatacaaaaagtaAACATACAAAGTCCAAGTTATTcaactactatatatacataaaaaaataaaaattgacccTGTATATACAGAAAGGTTTTTTGATGAACCCCATTGTGGTACCTAGCTCCGCTCATGGTTGTGCATACCcttatttatttgtaacaaatatgtggtatattttttcctaaatcCGTGACATACTCCTCTCTCTATGTAGACTCATTTCACTCCAATACTAGTAAGTTAATACACAGATAAATTCacctaatttttaatatatatttttttgataatcatGATGTCAGCCATTTTTAACAcaccttgactaattccacggATAGATCCCACCTCCCACTTGTAACAGACACGAGGTAACTATCCACCAAGGCTAGACACGAGGTAACTATCCACCAAGGCTAGAACATATAGGAAGAAATCATCTATAGTACTTTATTTTTGTCTCTGATGGGATTCGTACCtaagacctcatggttctcaactcATTTCATTGACCATTAGGCCACATCCTTGGGTGCAAATTCACCCAAATTATAGTACTCATGGAAAGTTCAATATAGAAAACATACTCGAAACAAACATGTAGGTGTAAAGTCTCTCTACAAGGTAGGGGTAATGTTTGCATCCTCTCTACCCATAACCCCataccccacttgtgggattacactggttGTACTCAAAACAATTGTGTAACTGGCATACCCTTACTTATTTGTAGAAAACATGAGGTATCTTCTTCCTAAATCCTTGGCACACTCCCCCTCTCTCTATATGCAGGCTCATTTCATTCCAGTTTCAGATACTGTCTAGCATATTATACACAAAACTTTTCACCCAAATTACAGTACTCATAGCAAAATTCAACACAGGAAACATACTCGAATCAATCGTGTAACTGGAGTTCCACACTCATAGCACTTATCACGAGTCTCAGCCATGTTTTTACCACAAGACAAACAGAGAGTCAAATGCTTGCATGAGCTTCCATACAGATCCGAGGATGAACCACACCTGCTACATGAAGGTTTCAGAATCAAATCTATCGACATTACTGTCCCTGCAAATCCAAAAAAAGCTAAAAATCATTCATTTCATCAGAATTAGGGTTCCGTATAAGCGATTCGAATTGGGGAAACTGACAAAATCGTTGGAAAATCACCGTTAATTACTGTGGATTTTGATTCAGTAGTTGaagttttttcaaatttgatttctCGTTAAGGAGTGTTCGTTAGATCGAGAGGAGATTGAAGAGCGAATGAGAAATCAGTTGAATTGATTGAAGGGGAAAACGGGTATTTATAGATGGAATCACGCGAATGAGGAGAGATTTTCTGGTTATGGTATGATGAGCACCTCAAGTTTGTGAAATTGCTATTTTGGCACCACAGTATTCATGTTGGAGATCGATTAGTTTGGATTTACGTTGGATAGAGACCATTCGAAGGTCACTCACTATGACGATTTTTTCTATATCTGGAGTTCGTAATTGTGAAttcaagttaatatacataagtattttataataatatttatattaattgatgtctagtcttaaattttgaagaaaaaaaagtaatatgcaattaatgttaaatatttaacataaaataagtAGAATATGTTTTACTCTTGGTATGCCAAAAGTATAATAAGGAAAGAATAATAACAACACAACATAACCTGTATAATCTCACAAATTGCAATTTGAAAAGAGTAGGTTCACACGTTTGTTTGTCTTTCCTCGAAAAGTCGTTTACAGTCTTCTCTGAGTCCCTACTTATGGTAGGTAACTTACCCTCGCCATTGCAATCTTCATTCCAGGCTGCTTTAGTTGGCAAGGTTACATGGTCTAGAATTCTACCACCTGTAAAAGAAAGAATTGAGAAAATAAGACATAAAACGCATTCGGCAATTGCGATTTATTTACAAATTTCagtctctttttatttattggtGAAATTACATTATTACCCCTCTTGTTTAAGTTTAAACTCAACTTAATCGGTGAATGTTCGATTCTCCACAATTTTAATCTCTcccctattttttctttttttgaccCACAATTTCATTTTTGTGTTCTAAAAAAAGGTCATGCCGTTCAAAAATCCTTCTTAGATGCCTAAATAGAAAGAACTGAGAAAATaaggcataaaacgcattcGGCAAATGCGATTTATGTACAAATTTCAATCACTTTTTATTTAGTGGTGAAATTACATTATTACTCCTTTTGTTTAAGTTTAAACCCAACTTTATCGATGAATGTTAGATTCTCCATATTTTTAATCTCCTcccctatttttcttttttggacctacaattttattttttgtgttttaaaaaaagatcatggcgttgaaaacttgaaaaaaccCTTCTTAGATGCTTAAATAgaaaaaactgagaaaataaGGCATAAAACACATTCGACGAATGCGATTTATGTACAATTTTCagtctcttcttatttattggtgaaattacattattaccccttccgtttaattttatttgtccactatttttaaaatgtatttattttcttttatttattacttttatcatattaataaaagataattatttttctcttttatactcaacattaattgcttaattttttgagaatcttCGTAATTGATTAACTACCTAAAATTTAACTTTATCGGTGAATGGTCGAATCTCCAGATTATTAATCCCCTCatctgtttttcttttcttgacccacaattttttttttctaaaaatctATATGAGGACTTCCGGAATGAGTTGGTGAAGCATTACGTATAGTCCCGCCATTTTTTTTCAcgaatatttttgtatatacactttttttcgtgtatattagtCTATGCTTGAGATATGTGTATTTATGTGGGAAtagttaaatttataaattaatggAAATATATGCAATAAAGTGGAGTTCTTGTGTAATGATAGGAAACGTCTGTTACTTAATAGTTTAGTTAATGCTACCAAGGGAGAAAAAGTTGCATTGAAGATTACTAACAATGAATGAAACTCATTCATCGAATTCAATTTAtgaacaatttttaaaaaaaaatctgaaatgaggaccttcgtaatgagttagggaagCATTACATATAGTCTTGCCGTTTTTTATACGCATATTTTCTCATTTACGAGCAAAATTATAGGAATTACCCGACTTTCGCCGATTTCGTGTGTATAAGTCCATGGATTTGATACCTTTGGGGTACCccacatttttttttggaaaaattatataaggacctccgtaatgagttggggaaacaTTACGTATAGTCCCACAGTTTTTCTCGCGAATAGGTGCCTTGGAACAAACTCTTCAATCACTTGACCATCCCAACTGTGTTTTCTTTCATGCTTTGTTTTGTTATTGCGTTGTTGCCTAGGAGAAACATCTGCATTCCTAGCTGCATTTGTAAAACAATAATCCAacatttcctcttcctcaacttcctCAGAGATGTCCTCATCACCTAGGttagaaaatttattttggGACAAAGTACTACTATCACTAACTTGTAGTTATTTGTTAGTGTTATAGGTGtaagaaaagtcattttttcaatattagAACTCACCAAATGACCACTTAAGATTGTAGCAACATTTGTTGATGATGACAAACCTTGTAGGGGAGTTACTAACTTGACACTACTACTATAGGCACAAAAGTAGGAGTTGTTGAGCTCAATTTCTTTTGCATAAGAGGAGAAATGACTTATTCTTCCTTTTCATCTGCTATATCTATCCACATTCGAGTAATGTACAATATTGTTGGTAAATGcatcaaaaatattaaaatataagacccttgtatattttttcatctaaTTTTACCTCTTCTAAATTTTTTCATACATCTTATAGAATTATCCATAACTTATGTCTCAGATAAACCATTTCGATTTCACTTTTTCCTCAAGCGACGAAAAAGGAGGACTGCTCCTTTGAATGACAGGTGACAACCACCATTGATCCTACTTACTACTTCTCAACTCGCAATCCTGACCGTCCAattcattttctaaaaaaaaaacaaaaaaatcgtACTCCATTTTCTCTCGTCATCTATAAATTCTCTTTCTTAGCGTTCACTGTTCAGCACCATCGTCACTTTCACTACTACTCTGACTCGAGTTCCCAAACGTCGTCGTTTTTCTCTCTTACTCCTCCTAATCGGCGTCGTCATGGCGTTGAAGTCGTTTGTTGAAGTTGAACCGGAATCTCACTTCCCTCTAGAGAACCTGCCGTACGGTGTATTCAAGCCTGAACCAGGTTCACTACCTCGACCGGGTGTCGCTATCGGAGAATATGTTTTGGACTTATCGGAGATTGCTTTCGCCGGTTTATTTGACGGTCCTTTGCTCAGTAACTCCGATTGTTTCAATCAGGTCTGTTCGTGTTCTATTGTGCGCTGTTTGGTTGTACGTTTAGAAATTTTCCCAATGTCAAGTTTAGTTTTAAGGTAATTTCGTTGATTTTTGTGCTATATTTTGTCCTATTGTTTCGACGGATGTGTATAATTTCCCGACTGGTAAGTTCAGTTTTAGCTAGTTTTCGTTGATTTTATGTGTTGATTTTCGGTCATGCATTGACAATTAGTTGCGTAGAAGgcgaataattttattttgcatGTATTTACTGTATTCGGAGTTATGACATAGGTCTGTTCGGTTTTCGTATTCATTCAGTTCTGATAATTTTAGCAAGTGTGATATTATGCTCTTGTTTAGTTGTACGTTTAGAGAATTTCCTACTGTTAACTTCAAGGTTAACAGTAAGTGTGAAAATTTTGTGGTTGTCAATTCCGTTAGGTactcattttcattcattctgaAGATGTAGTCAGTGTCTATTGTGCTCTGGTTGGTTGTACATTTAGCAATTTTCCTACTGTTAAGTTCAGTTTTAAGGTAATGTGCGTTTACTTTTTAGCCCAGTGTTGCCTATTGTTTGGATGGAAGTGTATACTTTTCTGGCAATCAAGctcaattttaagtaatttttattgatttatgagctcttttttttgttattttcaactgTTTGTTCTGTCTTTTTTTTGTGTAAGTGATACAtcttgttttgatttattgtgACCTGTGAGTGTTGTACTCTGCAATGTGTAAAGTATCCCTTACTTTTTTCTTGAGTTATATCCTCCTTATGGcccaaaaaaaacaaagaaaaaaaaatctatgtaCTATATTGATGGCAGTCCACTAATTCATCTCAAATAAAATGTCAGCTCTTATTTCAAGTTGTAATAGGAAATTGCTAACAATATAATTATGGTAAGCCACTGAGCCTCGTGTAATTGACACACTGGGTGCTGTGGATATTCTCTGCTACTGGCAAGGTTGAGAGACTGTGATAATCATAAGTAATTTATGCAATTCATTTGCAGCCTAACTTGAACAAGTTTGTTGGATTGGGACGACCTGCATGGAAGGAAGCCCGGGTGACATTGCAAAAGCTGTTATCAGGTATCCCCTGCATGTTTGGATGGAGGTTAAATCATCAAATCATAAGCATAAACCCTCACGCTCGTTTGATACACATAAGAAAACCTAGATTTGAACCAGTAACTCAAACCACATTCTTCTTAGTCATTTTGGATTCATTTCCTATGTCACTTGAAAACATGTTATTATAATCTAAAAGATGATAAGTTTATTCAATTAAAAACCTCCATCCAATCTATCCTGCAATTTCTGGTATTGGATTACCTGAGGTCCATCATTTTTTGGGCAACCTCCCAGGTTTTGGAATCAGATATTTGGGCGGGAATTTCatgaattaataaaaatgagGTACACAAGGAGGGGGACTTAATACTATAATCCTCCTCTAAAGACAGAATATTTAAAACTTACCGTAATCCCATTGAGTTTGAATGCGGAGGGGATTTGATGAAAGTTGAAGCTGGATTGTTCTATTTTGTTCTTGTGCAGCCACAGAACCAACATTGCGTGACAATGCTGCTTTAAGACAGATAGCTCTTCTGCCTATGGTAAGACATGCTCCCTTGGAAATGTCATGTCTGTTAGTGAACTCGTGTTCCCTTTGAAATGTCATGTCTGTTAGTGAATTCGTGTTTCCTTTGAAATGTCATGTCTGTTAGTGAACTCGTGTTGTCTTAATTCTTGTGTTGTGTTGGTCAATTCTTCAGGAAAAGGTGCAAATGCTTCTACCTGTTGCGATTGGCGACTATACAGACTTCTTTGCATCAATGCACCATGCCAAGAATTGCGGGACTCTTTTTCGTGGCCCTGAAAATCCTATCAACCCTAATTGGTATGCTGTCAACACAACCACCTGTGAAAAGACAGGATATATTAGCTTTGACGATACATGCCAGCccgtgtgtgtgtgtgtgtgtgtggggggggggggtcagAACTTCCATATTTTCGCGTTCATATATGCTTGTTCATGGACTCTGATCACCCTTTTCAGGTTCCATCTTCCTATTGCTTACCATGGGCGAGCATCATCAATTGTCGTTTCTGGAACAGATATCATTAGACCCAGGTGATCTCAAAAGTAGATTTTCCTGTTCTTTCTAGAGATCCTTATTAGTTTATTTGTGGGGGGAAGAGTTAGGAAGATAGCTATGTTGCGTCTTAAGACATATTTGAGGTGTTGGAGAATTTTTTAGCGGTAATCACTCCTTTGGTAGAAGGGTCCCAATGCGCTAGCACCTAAGTGAATCTGCATGGTTGATTTTTAACACGGTCTGCTCTGTGGCATTTCATGTTATTTCAAACTTCTAGTTTTGTACCTGGTAGTGAAGCATTTTTATTGTTGTGCCAACTCATGACATGAAGTGCTTCTTTTTTACTAGATCAATTATGAAATTTGACACTTCGTTAAATTTCAAGTCTCGCACTAATGGTGCATGTTATATTCATATCGATAGCGTAAAAAACTTTTGTGTGATCTGATTCGTCCTACTATTCCATTCATTTCAAGTAACTTTTggcatttcttttctttataattcttctttaaatgtgtCTTCCAGAGGACAAGGTCATCCAACTGGTAATTCAGCGCCATATTTTGGTCCTTCGAGAAAATTGGATTTTGAGTTGGAAATGGTGAGAATGTATGGCATGGAAGTGCTCTGTTTATTGTTGGTCCCCAACTCTCATCTTCCTTGCTGAGTTGCTTATTAGTTCCATTTTTACACACTTTACTTGTTTTGCTTTAAGGCTGCTATAGTTGGCCCTGGTAATGAACTAGGAACAACAATCGACGTCAATGACGCTGCAAATCATATATTTGGACTTGTCTTGATGAATGATTGGAGTGGTATGCTCAAAACTATACTGAATTTTTGAAGTTCTTATGGAATGATTCCCTGCTGataagagactattttaaaCAGCAAGAGATATCCAGGCATGGGAGTACGTGCCTCTTGGTCCTTTTCTTGGAAAGAGTTTTGGTAAGAAATCCAGTTGGTTTATTGCATGCATTTATGATTAACTGCTGCTGTTGCCTAGGCATAATCTATTTTTTCAAGTATTCTAGTCATATTGCCTTGGGATAatctcttttttcaattttgatcTTGCAGGAACAACCATATCTCCTTGGATTGTGACTTTAGATGCCTTAGAACCCTTTGCTTGTGAGGCGCCAAAGCAGGTAGCTTGACTTCTAGCTCTTAAATCCTTATGTTCATCGCCAGTGAAATTGATATTGAGCagaacttttcttttctttcaattgCAGAACCCTTCTCCATTGACATATCTTGTAGAGAAGACATCAAGAAACTATGACATTTCTTTGGAGGTATCTTCTGCTCCATGCTTTCCATGATAGGGTTTGATCTATCTAgcactttgttttattttcaagGGGAAGGTCAAGAAATGCGCAatgtttgtgatttttttaaaaatatacccTCCGTTGACCTATCGTCTCATAGACTTCTCCACCGCTTTAATGGTCTCAACTATGCCTCTCACTAATAGACAAAATTGGATCTTTTCAACTCTTCATGGGTATTCTTGGACCACCACCAAAAAGAATTCCTACCAGAAGGTAGTGATGGAAGAAGAaggggggtgggtgggtgggtggcAATGGCAATGGCGGAGGAGTAGGGGAGGGTAGAGGGAGAAGGGGGTAATGGGTGTGAAAAATATCTCCACCCTGTAAAGAAGGAATTTCTCCCACCTTATGTTGATTTACCAAGCAGAGgataaaagaacaagaaataatAGTATCTCCCTACCTGTGCCAGTGGCGGAGGCAGGAATTCTATCAAGGgggttcaaataaaaaaaatgttgttgccTGGAATCGAACCTGTGACCCAAAGCTCACATAGGCGAAATCCTGAACCCCATAAACCATTGAGCTACTCCTTTGACGTATGCTCAGGgggttcaattttaaatatatacacatacacaaaaaaattgatcttatatatatagtgtaattttttttccgaGGGGGGTCGGATGACCCCCCTGGACACACTCTACATCCGCCACTGACCTGTGCTAATATCATCATTATTGTTGTGCTTAATCAAGTTTCATAGATCATCTGGGTAATGgttggacttttttttttatcaaggtCCTCATTAAGCCTTCTGGACAAGCTGATTCATGTGTTGTGACAAGAAGCAACTTTAACCACTTGTAAGTATATTTTGCATTTGCCACTTGCAATTTCACAGTTTTTAAGTTATCATTTTTTTCACCAGATTCATTATATctagttcttttttttatttttgtaaccGGATATCTAGTGCTGTTAAAGCCTTCTTCAACATGCTGGCGTCAATTAGTTTGATGGTGAAGAATGAATATGATATAATTCATATAAGTGAATTGAATTGTCTGCCCCTAATACTCCTCCCTGTCCTTGACCTTGCTGTCCCCtcctttatttataaaaaaggaaacaagaTAGAAAATTCTGAATTCTTTCAAGAACCTTTAGCAATTATCTTTTGGGGATTCTGGTTCTTCAAATACTAAACAGTTAAGTGGTAATCAAGTGTAAAggagattttatcaaaaaaaaaaaatcattagaaAAAACCCGAAGGAGATTTTGCTTtcataagtttttatttttattttaccatAGTAATGCTGAATGGCTTTCCTGTGATACAGATATTGGACAATTACTCAACAGCTAGCTCACCATACTATCAATGGCTGCAACCTAAGGCCTGGGGACATGTTTGGCACTGGAACTATCAGTGGACCAGTAAGATTTACTAGTCGGCTGCatgatgcctctagagttgcTCAGTTCAATTTTCCTCATCGActtgttttattgatttatcaTCATGCTGTTTTTACTAATGAAATAATTCGTCCATCCATCTCTACTTCTAGGAACCAGAATCTTATGGATGTTTGCTTGAATTAACATGGAATGGACAAAAGCCTTTGTCTTTAGGGGGAACTACCCGTACATTCTTAGAAGATGGAGATGAAGTAACTTTCTTTGGTTATT
Coding sequences within:
- the LOC125844571 gene encoding fumarylacetoacetase-like, with translation MALKSFVEVEPESHFPLENLPYGVFKPEPGSLPRPGVAIGEYVLDLSEIAFAGLFDGPLLSNSDCFNQPNLNKFVGLGRPAWKEARVTLQKLLSATEPTLRDNAALRQIALLPMEKVQMLLPVAIGDYTDFFASMHHAKNCGTLFRGPENPINPNWFHLPIAYHGRASSIVVSGTDIIRPRGQGHPTGNSAPYFGPSRKLDFELEMAAIVGPGNELGTTIDVNDAANHIFGLVLMNDWSARDIQAWEYVPLGPFLGKSFGTTISPWIVTLDALEPFACEAPKQNPSPLTYLVEKTSRNYDISLEVLIKPSGQADSCVVTRSNFNHLYWTITQQLAHHTINGCNLRPGDMFGTGTISGPEPESYGCLLELTWNGQKPLSLGGTTRTFLEDGDEVTFFGYCQGNGYKVGFGRCSGKIVPSPQ